One window of Branchiostoma lanceolatum isolate klBraLanc5 chromosome 6, klBraLanc5.hap2, whole genome shotgun sequence genomic DNA carries:
- the LOC136437399 gene encoding kynurenine/alpha-aminoadipate aminotransferase, mitochondrial-like: MNYARFLNAVSKARVASPIRELTAIQQRGPPTLISLASGMPNTDMFPFTQASVTLPDDSQLNLDQRLIKRALQYSPSPGIPELVQWLKNLQVQLHNPPTCQLAPEQGQMDLCVTTGSQEALSKTFEMLVTPGDNVLMDQPTYPGTLAAVRPLGCNLLPVETDQLGMRPDALRDVLSRWKPEDCKNPQSEVPKVLYTIPNGGNPTGATMSLDRRQEIYEIARNYDLMILEDDPYYFLQFTRPRLPSFLSMDVDGRVLKFDSFSKILSSGMRVGYMTGPKPVISKIVLHIQSSTLHTSTLTQMILFLLLEKWGVDGFLQHCDRVSDFYQERRDHMIKSADRWLTGLAEWHSPSAGMFLWLKLLGIHDTHKLIMEKAMEKEVLFVPGNAFSVTPGEASPYVRAAFSQATPEQMDKGLERLARLLSEERQLSES; encoded by the exons ATGAATTACGCCAGGTTCCTCAACGCCGTTAGTAAGGCGAGGGTCGCCTCACCTATCCGAGAACTTA CTGCGATCCAACAGAGAGGCCCCCCAACCCTCATCTCCCTGGCCAGTGGAATGCCCAATACTGACATGTTTCCCTTCACACAAGCTTCTGTAACTCTGCC GGATGACAGCCAGCTCAATCTGGATCAGAGGTTGATCAAGAGAGCTCTGCAGTATTCTCCATCCCCAGG GATACCTGAGCTGGTGCAGTGGTTGAAGAACCTCCAGGTGCAGTTACATAATCCTCCCACCTGCCAGCTGGCTCCTGAACAGGGACAGATGGACCTATGTGTTACAACTGGAAGTCAGGAGGCGCTGTCTAAA ACATTTGAGATGCTGGTGACCCCCGGAGACAACGTCCTGATGGACCAACCCACTTACCCAGGAACACTTGCTGCA GTGCGACCTTTAGGTTGTAACCTGCTACCTGTGGAGACAGATCAGCTTGGGATGAGACCAGATGCCCTGAGGGACGTCCTGTCCAGATGGAAGCCTGAGGACTGTAAGAATCCGCAGTCCGAAGTTCCCAAGGTTCTCTACACCATTCCAAATGGTGGGAACCCCACTGGAGCAACCATGTCACTGGACCGCAGACAAGAAATCTATGAG atAGCAAGGAACTATGACCTGATGATATTGGAGGATGATCCATACTATTTCCTGCAGTTTACAAGG CCTCGTCTTCCCAGCTTCCTCTCCATGGATGTAGATGGCAGAGTTCTCAAGTTCGACTCCTTCTCAAAGATTCTCTCCTCAGG GATGAGGGTGGGGTATATGACTGGTCCCAAACCTGTCATCTCAAAGATAGTCCTGCACATCCAATCCTCCACCCTGCACACCAGTACTCTCACACAG ATGATCCTGTTCTTGTTGCTGGAAAAGTGGGGTGTGGATGGTTTCCTACAGCACTGTGACAG AGTCTCAGATTTCTACCAAGAGAGGAGAGATCACATGATCAAGTCAGCTGACAGGTGGCTCACAG GCCTGGCAGAGTGGCACTCTCCCTCAGCCGGGATGTTCCTGTGGCTCAAGCTGCTCGGCATACACGACACCCACAAACTCATCATGGAGAAGGCCATGGAGAAAGAGGTTCTGTTTGTGCCTGGCAACGCCTTCTCTGTCACCCCAGGGGAGGCAAGTCCCTACGTGCGAGCAGCCTTCTCTCAAGCTACTCCTGAACAGATGGATAAG GGTCTGGAGAGACTAGCCAGGTTACTGAGTGAGGAGCGCCAGCTGTCAGAGTCTTAA